Within the Hypericibacter adhaerens genome, the region GGCGGCGCGGCGCGAGGCGCGCGTGATCGTGGTCGGCAACCCCGCCAACACCAACGCCGCCATCCTCGCCGCGAATGCGCCCGGATTCCCGACCGAGAACATCACCGCGATGCTGCGGCTCGATCATAACCGCGCCCTGTCGCAGTTCGCGGCGAAGGCGGGCGTTCCCGTCGGCTCGCTCGACCGCGTCGCCGTCTGGGGCAATCATTCGCCCACCATGTTCCCGGACTGGCGCTTCGCCACCGCGAACGGCAAGAGCCTGCCGGATCTCATCGGCGATGGGGACTGGTACAAGAGCAAGCTCATCCCGACGGTCGCCCAGCGCGGCACGGCCGTCATCGAGGCGCGCGGCGCCTCCTCCGCCGCCTCGGCGGCCAATGCCGCGATCGATCACATGCGGGACTGGTTCCAGGGCACGAACGGCCGCTGGGTCTCGATGGGCGTTCCCTCCGACGGCAGCTACGGGATTCCCAAGGGGCTCATCTGCGGCGTGCCCGTGACCTGCACCCCCGGCCAGTACCATCGGGTGACCGGCCTGCCCATCGACGAGTTCGCGC harbors:
- a CDS encoding malate dehydrogenase gives rise to the protein MPHSAKRVTVTGAAGQICYSLLFRLAKGDVFGPDQPVILQLLEIPQALPAVRGVVMELEDCAFPLLAGVVVTDDPAVAFRDTDAAFLIGARPRSKGMERRDLLLANAEIFKVQGQALDKAARREARVIVVGNPANTNAAILAANAPGFPTENITAMLRLDHNRALSQFAAKAGVPVGSLDRVAVWGNHSPTMFPDWRFATANGKSLPDLIGDGDWYKSKLIPTVAQRGTAVIEARGASSAASAANAAIDHMRDWFQGTNGRWVSMGVPSDGSYGIPKGLICGVPVTCTPGQYHRVTGLPIDEFARSMLDRTIGELKEELAAIAKS